One part of the Suncus etruscus isolate mSunEtr1 chromosome 2, mSunEtr1.pri.cur, whole genome shotgun sequence genome encodes these proteins:
- the BHMT2 gene encoding S-methylmethionine--homocysteine S-methyltransferase BHMT2 yields the protein MAPAGGSRAKKGILERLDGGEVVVGDGGFLLCLEKRGYVKAGLWTPEAVVEHPEAVRQLHVEFLRAGANVMQTFTFSANEDNMESKWEAVNAAACDLAREVADRGEALVAGGICQTSIYKRHKDEARIKRLFQLQLDVFIRKNVDFLIAEYFEYVEEAVWAVEVLKESGKPVAATMCIGPEGDMHGVAPGDCAVKLVKAGASIIGVNCRFGPETSLKTVALLRDGLQKAGLKAHLMVQSLGFHMPDCGKGGFVDLPEYPFGLEPRVATRWDIQKYARDAYNQGVRFIGGCCGFEPYHIRAIAEELAPERGFLPPASEKHGSWGSGLDMHTKPWIRARARREYWENLLPATGRPFCPSLSKPDA from the exons GGTATTTTGGAACGACTGGATGGAGGAGAGGTGGTAGTCGGAGATGGGGGCTTTCTCCTGTGTCTGGAGAAGAGAGGCTATGTGAAGGCTGGCCTGTGGACTCCAGAGGCGGTGGTGGAGCATCCAGAAGCAG TTCGTCAACTTCATGTTGAATTCCTGAGAGCAGGGGCAAATGTCATGCAGACTTTCACCTTTTCTGCCAATGAAGACAATATGGAAAGCAAG TGGGAAGCTGTAAATGCTGCTGCCTGTGATCTTGCAAGAGAAGTGGCTGACAGAGGCGAAGCTCTGGTAGCTGGAGGGATCTGCCAAACATCCATTTACAAACGTCACAAAGATGAGGCCAGAATTAAAAGGCTCTTCCAGCTCCAGCTTGATGTGTTTATTAGAAAAAATGTGGACTTCTTGATTGCTGAG TATTTTGAGTATGTTGAAGAAGCTGTGTGGGCTGTAGAAGTCTTAAAGGAATCAGGTAAACCAGTGGCAGCTACGATGTGCATTGGCCCAGAGGGAGATATGCATGGAGTAGCCCCGGGAGACTGTGCTGTTAAGCTGGTGAAGGCAG GGGCTTCCATCATTGGCGTGAATTGTCGTTTTGGCCCTGAAACCAGCTTGAAGACAGTGGCGCTCCTAAGAGACGGTCTGCAGAAGGCGGGGTTGAAGGCCCATCTGATGGTGCAGTCCCTGGGATTCCACATGCCCGACTGTGGCAAGGGAGGGTTTGTGGATCTCCCTGAATATCCTTTTG gcctggaacccagagtcgccACCAGATGGGATATTCAGAAATACGCCCGAGATGCCTACAACCAGGGGGTCAGGTTCATCGGCGGCTGCTGTGGCTTTGAGCCCTACCACATCAGGGCCATCGCAGAGGAGCTGGCCCCAGAAAGGGGCTTTTTGCCACCAGCGTCCGAAAAACATGGCAGCTGGGGGAGTGGTTTGGACATGCACACCAAACCGTGGATTAGAGCCAG GGCTAGACGTGAGTATTGGGAAAATCTGCTGCCAGCTACAGGCAGACCTTTTTGTCCTTCTCTCTCAAAACCGGACGCCTAA